ACTAAGGCAAATGCTACAATTTTGACAGCAATTTTGGATAATCCTACTGGTTATGGTAGAATAATTAAAGATTCTCAAGGAAAAGTATTATCAATTGTTGAAGAATTAGAAGCGACAGAAGAGCAAAAAAAGATAAAAGAAATTAATGCAGGATTTGTTATATATAAGGGAGATAAACTTCTTGAAGGTTTATCAAAAATAAATGCAAATAATAATAAAGGTGAATATTACTTAACTGATGTGCCAATTTATATTGATAATGTTGAAACTTATGTTTTAAATGATTTTTCTGAAGTTTTAGGGATTAATAATAGAGTGCAATTAGCAGAAGCTGAAAAGATAATGAGAAAAAGAACTTTAAATAAATTAATGTTAAATGGAGTTACTATAATTGATCCAGATACAACCTATATATCTCCTGATGTAGAAATAGGTCAAGATACTATAATTCATCCTATGACATTTATTTTTGGAAATACTATAATAGGTGAAGAATGTGAAATTGGGCCAATGACTAGAATAAATAATTGTAAAATCGGTAATTTTGTAAAAATAATTAGATCTGAATGTGAAGAAGCAGTAATAGATAATAATGTATCAGTTGGGCCATACTCAAGATTAAGAACCGGAACTCATTTAAAGGAAAATGTGAAAATAGGAAATTTTGTAGAAACTAAAAAAACTGTTGTTAATAAAAATTCTAAAGCTCAACATTTAACTTATTTAGGTGATGCAACTATTGGAGAAAATGTAAACATAGGTGCAGGTACTATTACATGTAATTATGATGGTAAAAATAAGCATAAAACTATTATTGGAGATAGAGTTTTTGTTGGTAGTAATACAGCATTAGTTGCTCCTGTAAATATTGATGACGATGCATTAATAGGTGCAGGATCGACAATTACAGAAGATATACCCAAAGGTTCTTTAGCTCTAGGTAGAGCTAAACAAGTGACAAAAGAGAATTGGGTATATAAAAAGAGGGAGAAAGGAGAGTAAAAAAATGCCTTTTTCAATGGCCCATGAAATTAAAATATTTTCTGGAAGTTCTAATCAAACATTAGCAGAAAAAATAGTTCAATATCTTGGTGTGAGATTAAGTGAAGTTGAATTAGAAAGATTTGCTGATGGAGAAGTAAATTTAAGAATAGGTGAAACTGTTAGAGGACTGGATACATTTATTATCCAATCCACTTCAAATCCTGTAAATGATAATTTAATGGAATTGCTAATAATGATTGATGCATTGAAAAGAGCTTCTGCTAAAACAATTGCAGTTGTAATTCCATATTTTGGATATGCTAGACAGGATAGAAAAGCAAAAGGAAGGGATCCAATATCAGCAAAATTAGTTGCTAATTTATTAACAGTTGCTGGAGCGACAAGGGTTGTTACAATTGACTTGCATGCTGAACAAATTCAAGGTTTTTTTGATATTCCTGTAGATAATTTGATGGGATTCCCTGTATTCGTAAATTATTTTAAAAATGAATGTACCGAATTTGATCCTCAAGATTCTGTTGTTGTTTCTCCTGATGTAGGTGGAGTTAAAAGAGCTAGAAAATTAGCAGAAAAATTAGATTTGCCTTTAGCTATTTTAGATAAAAGAAGACCAAAAGATAATGTTGCAGAAATTGTTAATATTATTGGAGATATTGAAGGTAAAACTGCTATAATATTTGATGATATAATTGATACAGGTGGTTCTTTGGTTGGAGCTGCTGAAATGTTAAAACGAAAAGGTGCAAAAAAAATAATTGCTTGTGCAACTCATGGAGTTCTTTCCAAAAATGCAAAGGAAAAGTTACAAAATTCAGTTATTGAAAAAATATATGTTACAGATACAATATATCATAATGATTTGCCAGATAAATTTACTGTGTTATCTGTGGCATCATTACTCGGTGAAACAATTGCAAGAATAAAAAACAATTTATCAGTAAGTATATTATTTAAGTAAAAGATTAGTAAAAAATAATTTATTTATATAGGAGGGATACAAATGGCAAAAGCATACCAACTAAAAGCTATTGAAAGAAAGGAAAATGAAAAAGCAAATCATATTAAACACGAAGGATTTATCCCAGCAGTTGTATACGGACCTGGGTTAGAAGGTGGAAATTTACATTTAAAAATTTCTGCTGTTGATACAATTTTAATGCTTGATAAAATTGAAGAAACTACTCCAATTCAATTACTTGTTAAAAAAGAAAATGGAGAAGAATATAAAGTAACTACATTTTTAAAAACAGTTCAAAGACATAAAGTTTCAGACAAACCTATACATGCAGATTTTTATGTTCCAGCAGCAGGTCATAAAATGCATATGAACATTCCTATGGAATTTGTAGGGGAAGCTAAAGGTTTATCAAAAGGTGGAATTTTAGAAGTTCATCACCATGAATTACCTGTTGAAATATTACCAAAAGATGTAGTAGAAAAATTTGTTGTAGATATTTCTGGTTTAGATATCAATGACCATATTACAGTAAGTGATTTAAATATTTCTGAAGAGATTGATGTATTATTAGATCCAGAAGAAATTGTTGTTGCAATAACAGCACCTAATGTTTCAGTAGAAACTGAAGAAGAAGAAACAGAAGAGGGAGAAGAAGCTTAATATATGAAATTAATATTAGGTTTAGGAAATCCAGGCCCACGTTATGTTTTTACAAAACATAACGTGGGGTTTTTGGTTGTTGATAGATATTATGAAGTAAATAAAAGTAATTTAAAAAAAATAAGTAAAAAAATTTTCGAAGGTTATTATAATGATGATATTATGCTTATAAAGCCTTTGACTTATATGAATTTAAGTGGCAAGATCTTTTATGAACTAAAAAATAAATATGTAAAACCAGAAGATGTAATTGTAATATATGATGATGTAACCTTGGATATTGGAAAAATAAGAATAAGGCCAAACGGATCTGCTGGTGGTCATAATGGTATGAAATCAATTATTTCTGTACTTCAGAGTACAGATTTTCCAAGGATTAGAGTTGGAATAGGTCCAAAACCTGAATATATGGATTTAGCAGATTACGTTTTAAGTGAGTTTTCTGATGAGGAGTATTATAAAATAAATAAGGTTATTGATAATATTATTCCTGCAATAGATATGATTATTGAAGGAAAAATTTCAGATGCTATGAATAAGTTTAATAATAAAAACTTAATTGGAGATGAAAAAATATGAAGTGTCAGCTTTGTGGTAAAAATGAAGCTGAATATATTCAAAGATTTGATAATGATGGGATAGAAACAAATATAGCATATTGTCATAAATGTATTAAAGAAATAACAAATCATCATACTGTATATATTAATGAAAAGTTATTGAATTTATATTCAACCAAGATATTTTATAGAAATAATTTTCCAATAAAAGATGAAAATATTGAATTAAAAAGTATTAGAAGTCGAGTTTTTATTGAATTGCCTGTGCAAGTAAAAAGGTTTTTATTTATAGAAGATGAAAATTCAAAATTAAGAGATGCGCAAACAATTATTAGAAGAGGATTAAATTTTTGGGAAAAAGAGTATGAAAAGGCTAAAAAAGAATTTAATGAAGAAAAAATGAAAGTTATTGAGGATATAATAAAAAGAATAAAAAAACTTATGTAACCGGCAATTTTTTGCCGGAATTTTTTTATTTAATTTATGTTATAATAGTACTATAAATGTAAAATGAGGGGAGGATTTAGATGCAGTTATTGAATTTAAGTGGTATTGTTTTTGGTTTAATAGGTATTATATTCACAGTTTTTTTGACTTTTAAAGTTTTAGAAAATTCTCCAGGAAATGAAAAAATGCAAAAAATTTCTGGAGCAATTCAAGAGGGGGCAAAAGCATTTTTATTATCTGAGTATAAAATATTATATATTATAGTTATTGTTATTTTTGTCTTATTAGGATTAGTTAATGGATGGAATATGTCATTATCCTTTTTACTTGGAGCGACATTATCTGTAGCTTCAGGTTTTTTTGGTATGAGTATAGCAACTAAAGCAAATACTAGAACTGCGCAAGGAGCAATTGAATCATTAAATAAAGGATTAAAAATAGCTTTTAATGGTGGAGCAGTAATGGGTATGACTGTTGCTTCTCTAGGTCTATTCGGATTAGGATTAGTATATTACTTAACTAATGGAGATACAATTTCTATGAGTGGATATGCAATGGGAGCATCTTTGGTTGCACTTTTTGCTAGAGTTGGTGGAGGTATTTTTACAAAAGCAGCAGATGTAGGTGCGGATTTAGTAGGGAAAACCGAAGCTGGAATACCAGAAGATGACCCAAGAAACCCCGCTGTAATAGCTGATAATGTAGGAGATAATGTTGGTGATGTAGCTGGTATGGGGGCTGATTTATATGAATCATTTGTCGGTTCTATTTTTTCAGCATCTGCTTTAGGATTAATAGTATTTAAGGAAAATGGAGCAGTTTTTCCATTTTTGGTAGTATCTATAGGTATTTTATCAGCTATTATAGGTATTATTATCTTCAACTTATATATAAAAAATAAAGATAATATTGATCCATCTAAAGCTTTACATTTTGGGACTTATATAGCTAATGGATTAACATTATTAGGAGTATTATTCTTGTCATTAATATTTTTAAATACAATAAAAGCATTTGTCGTTATATTTTTAGGAATGGTTGTAGGAATGATTATTGGTAATATTACAGAATATTATACTGCAAAAAATCCTGTAAAAC
This sequence is a window from Marinitoga litoralis. Protein-coding genes within it:
- a CDS encoding sodium-translocating pyrophosphatase, yielding MQLLNLSGIVFGLIGIIFTVFLTFKVLENSPGNEKMQKISGAIQEGAKAFLLSEYKILYIIVIVIFVLLGLVNGWNMSLSFLLGATLSVASGFFGMSIATKANTRTAQGAIESLNKGLKIAFNGGAVMGMTVASLGLFGLGLVYYLTNGDTISMSGYAMGASLVALFARVGGGIFTKAADVGADLVGKTEAGIPEDDPRNPAVIADNVGDNVGDVAGMGADLYESFVGSIFSASALGLIVFKENGAVFPFLVVSIGILSAIIGIIIFNLYIKNKDNIDPSKALHFGTYIANGLTLLGVLFLSLIFLNTIKAFVVIFLGMVVGMIIGNITEYYTAKNPVKQLANSAVSGAAPLLINGMAIGMESTAIPVILISIVTIVSYYYLGLFGIALAGVGMLSTLGITLAIDAYGPIADNAGGIAQMAELDSYVRERTDQLDAVGNTTAAIGKGFAIGSAALTALALFASYTQVAGLSIIDLSKSNVFIGALIGGMLPFLFSAMAMKAVGDAAEIMVQEVRRQFREIVGLMEGKAEPDYKSCVSIATKGALKKMVVPSLLAVFMPILMYIILGKESVAGMLVGTTVSGVMLAIFMANAGGAWDNAKKYIEEGNFGGKGTFAHKASVIGDTVGDPFKDTAGPAINILIKLMSIISIVVIPILIKIFE
- the glmU gene encoding bifunctional UDP-N-acetylglucosamine diphosphorylase/glucosamine-1-phosphate N-acetyltransferase GlmU is translated as MRVLILAAGLGTRMKSKYPKVMHKIMGKELVNWVIDTAKKLNPSKIAVVLGHKSDLVEKILPDDIEIYYQKEQLGTGHAVMSAKEFITNEDVLILYGDTPLITVDTLKNLINKHKETKANATILTAILDNPTGYGRIIKDSQGKVLSIVEELEATEEQKKIKEINAGFVIYKGDKLLEGLSKINANNNKGEYYLTDVPIYIDNVETYVLNDFSEVLGINNRVQLAEAEKIMRKRTLNKLMLNGVTIIDPDTTYISPDVEIGQDTIIHPMTFIFGNTIIGEECEIGPMTRINNCKIGNFVKIIRSECEEAVIDNNVSVGPYSRLRTGTHLKENVKIGNFVETKKTVVNKNSKAQHLTYLGDATIGENVNIGAGTITCNYDGKNKHKTIIGDRVFVGSNTALVAPVNIDDDALIGAGSTITEDIPKGSLALGRAKQVTKENWVYKKREKGE
- a CDS encoding 50S ribosomal protein L25, translated to MAKAYQLKAIERKENEKANHIKHEGFIPAVVYGPGLEGGNLHLKISAVDTILMLDKIEETTPIQLLVKKENGEEYKVTTFLKTVQRHKVSDKPIHADFYVPAAGHKMHMNIPMEFVGEAKGLSKGGILEVHHHELPVEILPKDVVEKFVVDISGLDINDHITVSDLNISEEIDVLLDPEEIVVAITAPNVSVETEEEETEEGEEA
- a CDS encoding ribose-phosphate pyrophosphokinase — its product is MPFSMAHEIKIFSGSSNQTLAEKIVQYLGVRLSEVELERFADGEVNLRIGETVRGLDTFIIQSTSNPVNDNLMELLIMIDALKRASAKTIAVVIPYFGYARQDRKAKGRDPISAKLVANLLTVAGATRVVTIDLHAEQIQGFFDIPVDNLMGFPVFVNYFKNECTEFDPQDSVVVSPDVGGVKRARKLAEKLDLPLAILDKRRPKDNVAEIVNIIGDIEGKTAIIFDDIIDTGGSLVGAAEMLKRKGAKKIIACATHGVLSKNAKEKLQNSVIEKIYVTDTIYHNDLPDKFTVLSVASLLGETIARIKNNLSVSILFK
- the pth gene encoding aminoacyl-tRNA hydrolase, with product MKLILGLGNPGPRYVFTKHNVGFLVVDRYYEVNKSNLKKISKKIFEGYYNDDIMLIKPLTYMNLSGKIFYELKNKYVKPEDVIVIYDDVTLDIGKIRIRPNGSAGGHNGMKSIISVLQSTDFPRIRVGIGPKPEYMDLADYVLSEFSDEEYYKINKVIDNIIPAIDMIIEGKISDAMNKFNNKNLIGDEKI